Genomic window (Leptospira kanakyensis):
CATGACGAGTGTTAGTTTGAGTGAAGTTTTCATTTAGATTCTCCTAAATCTTGATTTGAATTTAGGGGAACACGGACTGGAAATAGGTTTATCCACGTCAGAAGACGAGAAATCTTAAAATCTATAGATAGATATGTAAGTAGTGTTTTTTCCATACGGGCGCCCCGAGTTTACCTTCGGGGCCCCTTTACAAAATCTGTTGTTGGAACAGAAATGTGTAAGTGTGCAAAGTTCCCAATCCACGAGAAAAAATTGCGGGGAAGATCTGGCTTATCATCTAACACAGTTTAAGCTATGTTGTATGCATCACAGTTGCGGGTCAGCACAGGAATTTCACCTGTTTCCTCCCTAAAGGTAATGTCACAGTCCCAACCTCATTATTTTTTGTCAATACATTTAGTTTGTCTTTGTTTTGTCTGATAATGTTTTTAGAAAAGAAACAAGTAGATCAATTTCTGAATTACTGATGGTTCGGTTCAGATTGTAATGATTCATACGACGAACCGCTTCTTTGATTGTGGAAACACTTCCATCATGAAAGTAGGGAGCTGTCAATGTTACGTTCCTTAGAGGAGGAACTTTAAAGAAAAAATTATCAGCGGAGTTTCCTGTAAATTCGGATCTTCCGAAATCATTTGCATTATAAGAATGAGCTGTATCTAGTTTTGCAAACTTTGATCCACCTAAAAGATTTTGATCGTGGCAATTTGTACAACCTACATCTAGAAATATCTTCAGTCCTTCTAATTCATCAGTTTTTAGTGCCAGAACATTTGATTCTAAAAAATCATCGAACCTTGATTTTGATACGAGAGATCTTTCGAAAGCGACAAGTCCTAATCGGATAGAATGGATACTCGGAGCAGGAGAATCTGGAAAAGCATTGGCAAAGAACGAAGTGTAACTGGAATCATTTTGGATTCGTGTTAGTAATTCTGTTTCAGAAGGTAACGACATTTCTAATGGGTTTACAAATGGATCAATCGCTTGTTCATACAACGTATTCCTTCTGCCATCCCAAAAAATGATCGGTAAAAAACCAACGTTGAGAATGGTAGGAGTGTTTCGTTTTCCAAGTTGACCGAAGGTTCCTCTTGAGGTGGATTGTCTGTCCATTCCAACCGCATTACCATCTATAGGATGACAGGTGAGGCAGGACTGAACATGGTTGGATGAAAGTCTATTATCTCTAAAAAGTTTGTTACCTAAGTTGATCAATGCTATGGAATCTGTTTCGGAACCAGGCACTGAACTTGGTAAAATGCCAATTTTTTCCCTCGCACTCCTTTGTAAATCTGAGGCATAAGAGTAGTTTGTGACTAAAGATAAAGTGATCCAATTCTCTAATTGAGAATTGTTTTTGTTTGTTGTATCAAGGAAATTACAGCTAGCTAATGTTAAGTGAATTAAAAATAAATTGATAATATTTGAATTGAATTCTGAACAAAATGTTATGAAAGATGAGAACATAGGAACCAAACAGGGAATGAAGGCCCGTTCCATCAATTCAAATTTTGGATTTGATTTTAAGATCCCAAAAAAAAATCTAAAAATTGAGAGTCCTTATTTTGAACTTCTGATAGAAAAAATCGTTAATTAGTGTGGAATGAATTCGTTACCATGGCAATGGTTCCCGCTATTTCTCCAATTTTCTGACTTACTTGGTTTAGATCTTCGGAGTTGTTTGCAAGTTCTTGTGCATTTCCTGAAAGGGTATTGATTGTATTTACCATATCTTCAGACGCTTTTTTTTGTTCTCTACTGGAGAATTCAATGGTTTCCGCCATTTCTTGTAATCCGTTTAACTCAGTGGTGACATTGAGTAGACTATTTGTCTGTGTAGTCATTTCATCTTTCAAATCATCGACACTAACTTGCATTCTTTTTGATTGTTCTACTATTTCACTAAGTGCATTCACAGTTTCTGAAACATGATTTGCTCCAATGTTGACCACTGAATTACTTTTATCAATCAGTCTCTTGATATTTTTTACTGAAGACTGTGTTCTATCAGCTAATTTAGAAATTTCTTCTGCTACTACTGCGAAACCCATCCCAGCATCTCCAGCACGTGCAGCTTCGATACTTGCATTTAATGCGAGTAAGTTGGTTCTTTCTGATATTTCTGTAATTAAATCAACTATTCCTGTAATTTCTTTGGTAACAGAGTGAATTTCTGTCATTGCTTGGTTTGTATTCTGAACAGAAAGATTTCCTAAATTGGCCAAATTTGTAGAGTTGATGGATTGGTCAGTTAATTGTAAAAGAGCTTTTTCGATTTTAGATATAGATCCTTCGATGGTTTTCATCTCTTCTGTAATTTTAATAATATTTTTTGTTTCGTTTGTAATGAATTGAAACATTATTTCGAATGAAGTTGTAAGTTCTTCCAGAGAGGCAGCAGACTCTTCTGAAATTGATGCCAAAGATGATGCATTGTCAGAAACGGAGATTGCATCTTCTTTTAGTTTGAACGACACTTTTTCCGAATCACTGACAGAAATTTTCAATTGATTCATAATATGATTGAGATTATTCAAAAACAAATTAATCGAATTTGTGATTTTTCCTATTTCATTAGCTCCAAAATTGGGAAGAGTTTTTGTTAGGTCAGCTTCTCCGCTGGAAAGTTCATTGACTTTGGACAAAACAGTCACTAAAGGATGATTGATACTTCGGAAAATAAAAATTACAAATATACTGGATATCAATAAGGAAATAACAACGAGACCTATATTGACATTTCTTTGAAAAGATAGGATTTGAATTCGATCGTTCACCAGTTTTTCAAGAATTACAATGGCGTTATCTTGAATTGTACCAATATTTTTTGATCCTTTTTCTAAAATTAAAAAAAGTTCTTCGGAGTTGTTAGGTTTTGAATTTGATTGTATAAATGTTTTTTTAAGTTCTAATAAAAAATGATCACAGGATATTTTTGCTTCTTGTGATATTTTCTTTAATTCTTCAACATAAGGTGATTCATCTTCAATAGATTTTTTATGAGATTTTTGTATTTCTTTACATGTAGACTCTATAAAATTGATAGAGATTAGCGCTTTGGTATAATTTACACTTGAATACTGATTCGTCTTTTTAGTTGAATCTAAATATTCATCACGAATGATCTCGTTAAGCACACCAATGTTTTTTAGAATTTCCGGGACTCGAAAGAAAGTAATTTCCATTTGGTAATAAGAGTTTACTTCTGGATCTAAGATGAGGTTAGAGAAGTCACCAACCTTTAAAGCTAATTCTTGTGTATCATTTAGAAAATTTCTAGAGGTGGATTGATCAAAACTATTCAACTGAGTGTATTGATTCCAGACTGTAAGTTCTTTTGTATCTAAATCAAGAAGTTCCGTTTTTTCTATTTGTAACTTTGAGGATTGTATAAGAGGTAAAAGATCCTTTGTGTTTTCTTGTCCAATTTTGAATCGTTTCAAACCTTCTCTATAAACAAAATAAATAGGTTTGATTGTTTGGATTCCTAAATGTTCTTTTTTTGCAAATTCGATGGTTCCATTAAGCGAACGTACTAAAATAAGCAGAATGATTAAAAGTGATACAATTAGAGGGATAGGGAGGAGTAAAAGTCGACTTTGTATAGAGAATTTAGAAAGAAATTTTGACATAGAATCGTATATCTCACATGGAGTAGATAAAAATAATCTACCTAACCTCTAACGATTATTAGTAGCCAATTAATCAATCATTTATTTTTTTATAGGAAGCTAAGGTATAAAAAATAAAAAAGATATTTTATATCTTAGCTTTCGTAAATTCGGCTTACGAATTTTTAAGTTAATTGGTTCTAAACGAATCAGCGATGTTTGAAATTGAAATTGCTACTTCGCTAATCGTAACACTCACACGATTTAGGTCTTCGGAACTTTGGGCTAATTCTTGTGCGTTTCCAGAAAGTGTGTTCACGGTGACGACCATATCTTCGGAAGTCCGTTTTTGTTCTTGGCATGAAGATTCAATGGATTCAGCCAATGTTTTTAATTCTTTGACTTCATGGGAAACACTGGCGAGGCTAATAGATTGAGACGACATCTCTGTTTTTACTTTTCCAACTCCTAGTTGGATTCTATTGGATTGTCCAACAATTTTGCTTAAAGAATTTACCGTTTCGTTTACATGGTTCACTCCGTTACCCACTGCCATGTTACTTTTTTCGATTAGATTCTTTATGTTTTTAACTGAAATTTGAGTTTTATCTGCTAACTTTGAAATTTCTTCCGCTACAACAGCAAACCCTCTACCCGCATCACCAGCGCGTGCTGCTTCAATACTTGCATTTAATGCGAGTAAGTTGGTCTGTTCCGAAATATCTGTAATTAAGTCAACAATTCCAGCGATTTCGCCAGTGACGGAACGAATTTCTACCATTGATGAATCTGTGCTGCGAATGGACTGATTCCCTAGGTTGGCAAGGTTTGTAGATGCGATTGATTCATCTGAAAGTTGTAATAGTTCTTTTTCAATGCTAATAATGGAATCTTCAATATTTTTAATTTCTTCTGCGATTTTAAAAATATTTTTGGTCTCATCAGAAATGGATCCAAACATGATTTCAAAGGAAGAAGAAAGTTCTTCTAATGAGGCTGCAGATTCTTCTGAAGTTGACGCTAATCCGGATGCATTGTCGGAAACAGAAAGTGCATCTTCTTTTAATTGATTGGAAACCTTTTCTACTTCCTTAACGGAAAGTTTCAACTGATTCATGATCTGATTTAATTTTTTTAAGAATTCATTGATGGATGTTGTAATTTCACCAATTTCATTGTTTCCAAACTCTGGTAATTGTTTTGTTAGATCGGCGTCACCACTGGACAATTCATTGATCTTTAGCAAAACTTTTTTGAGAGGGTTGTTGATACTTTGAAAAATCGTAAGTATTAATAATATTGATAGACTTAACGTGACAACGACTATGATGATATTGGTCATTCTTTGTAACTTTTGTTCTGCCAGACGTTCTTGAATTAAATTTTCAAGAATCAATATGGAAGAACTCTGTATTTCTGCACCGATAGAGGTTCCTTTATGGATTGTTGTAAATAAAGAATCTGCCGATTTTGGTTTTGCGTTTTCTTTCAGAAATATACTTTTTAGTTCTTCTATGTATGATTTACATGCGGTATTTGTTTTTGAAATATTAAGTTGTATTTTTTCGGCATGTTTTGGTGCATTTTCTAAACTTTTTTGATTTGATTTGGCAATATTGGTACAAACAACTTCAATTGCATTGATTGAGATGACAGCCTTAGTAAAACTTGTATCGGAAAAGTTTTTTTGATTTTGGTTAGAACCTAAATATTCATCCCTAATGACTTCCTTAAGCAGGGCTACATTTTTCCATAGTTCCGGTATTTGGAATAAGATAATTTCCATTTGGTAATAAGATTCGAGTTCAGGATCTAAGATGAGATGGGAGTGGTCTCCGATTTTAATTGCTAACTCTTGAGTATCATTTAGAAAGTTTCTGCTTGTTAGTTGGTCAAAATTATCATATTTTAAATAGGATTTCCATCTTTTGATTTCGATGGTATCTTCAGTTAATACCTCTGAACGAATGATATCAATTGATCCTTTTTCAATCAAAGGTTTCAATGTATTTGTTTCTTCCTGGCCTATCTTTAATCTTTTTAAACCTTCCTGAAATGTAAGATAAACTGGTTTGATGATTTGGATTCCTTTTAACTCTTTGCTAGTAAATTCAATATTTTCGTTTTGTAAACGAACGAATAAAGCAAGTAAGATGAGTAAAAATATAAAGATAGGAAGGGGTAGAAGAAATAATCTTAACCGGATAGATAGATTGGAATAAAATTTTGACATAGGAATTCTCCCGTCCTCTGTGATGAGCCGGATTGA
Coding sequences:
- a CDS encoding cytochrome-c peroxidase translates to MFSSFITFCSEFNSNIINLFLIHLTLASCNFLDTTNKNNSQLENWITLSLVTNYSYASDLQRSAREKIGILPSSVPGSETDSIALINLGNKLFRDNRLSSNHVQSCLTCHPIDGNAVGMDRQSTSRGTFGQLGKRNTPTILNVGFLPIIFWDGRRNTLYEQAIDPFVNPLEMSLPSETELLTRIQNDSSYTSFFANAFPDSPAPSIHSIRLGLVAFERSLVSKSRFDDFLESNVLALKTDELEGLKIFLDVGCTNCHDQNLLGGSKFAKLDTAHSYNANDFGRSEFTGNSADNFFFKVPPLRNVTLTAPYFHDGSVSTIKEAVRRMNHYNLNRTISNSEIDLLVSFLKTLSDKTKTN
- a CDS encoding methyl-accepting chemotaxis protein yields the protein MSKFYSNLSIRLRLFLLPLPIFIFLLILLALFVRLQNENIEFTSKELKGIQIIKPVYLTFQEGLKRLKIGQEETNTLKPLIEKGSIDIIRSEVLTEDTIEIKRWKSYLKYDNFDQLTSRNFLNDTQELAIKIGDHSHLILDPELESYYQMEIILFQIPELWKNVALLKEVIRDEYLGSNQNQKNFSDTSFTKAVISINAIEVVCTNIAKSNQKSLENAPKHAEKIQLNISKTNTACKSYIEELKSIFLKENAKPKSADSLFTTIHKGTSIGAEIQSSSILILENLIQERLAEQKLQRMTNIIIVVVTLSLSILLILTIFQSINNPLKKVLLKINELSSGDADLTKQLPEFGNNEIGEITTSINEFLKKLNQIMNQLKLSVKEVEKVSNQLKEDALSVSDNASGLASTSEESAASLEELSSSFEIMFGSISDETKNIFKIAEEIKNIEDSIISIEKELLQLSDESIASTNLANLGNQSIRSTDSSMVEIRSVTGEIAGIVDLITDISEQTNLLALNASIEAARAGDAGRGFAVVAEEISKLADKTQISVKNIKNLIEKSNMAVGNGVNHVNETVNSLSKIVGQSNRIQLGVGKVKTEMSSQSISLASVSHEVKELKTLAESIESSCQEQKRTSEDMVVTVNTLSGNAQELAQSSEDLNRVSVTISEVAISISNIADSFRTN
- a CDS encoding methyl-accepting chemotaxis protein is translated as MSKFLSKFSIQSRLLLLPIPLIVSLLIILLILVRSLNGTIEFAKKEHLGIQTIKPIYFVYREGLKRFKIGQENTKDLLPLIQSSKLQIEKTELLDLDTKELTVWNQYTQLNSFDQSTSRNFLNDTQELALKVGDFSNLILDPEVNSYYQMEITFFRVPEILKNIGVLNEIIRDEYLDSTKKTNQYSSVNYTKALISINFIESTCKEIQKSHKKSIEDESPYVEELKKISQEAKISCDHFLLELKKTFIQSNSKPNNSEELFLILEKGSKNIGTIQDNAIVILEKLVNDRIQILSFQRNVNIGLVVISLLISSIFVIFIFRSINHPLVTVLSKVNELSSGEADLTKTLPNFGANEIGKITNSINLFLNNLNHIMNQLKISVSDSEKVSFKLKEDAISVSDNASSLASISEESAASLEELTTSFEIMFQFITNETKNIIKITEEMKTIEGSISKIEKALLQLTDQSINSTNLANLGNLSVQNTNQAMTEIHSVTKEITGIVDLITEISERTNLLALNASIEAARAGDAGMGFAVVAEEISKLADRTQSSVKNIKRLIDKSNSVVNIGANHVSETVNALSEIVEQSKRMQVSVDDLKDEMTTQTNSLLNVTTELNGLQEMAETIEFSSREQKKASEDMVNTINTLSGNAQELANNSEDLNQVSQKIGEIAGTIAMVTNSFHTN